Proteins encoded within one genomic window of Felis catus isolate Fca126 chromosome C1, F.catus_Fca126_mat1.0, whole genome shotgun sequence:
- the ARPC2 gene encoding actin-related protein 2/3 complex subunit 2, producing the protein MILLEVNNRIIEETLALKFENAAAGNKPEAVEVTFADFDGVLYHISNPNGDKTKVMVSISLKFYKELQAHGADELLKRVYGSFLVNPESGYNVSLLYDLENLPASKDSIVHQAGMLKRNCFASVFEKYFQFQEEGKEGENRAVIHYRDDETMYVESKKDRVTVVFSTVFKDDDDVVIGKVFMQEFKEGRRASHTAPQVLFSHREPPLELKDTDAAVGDNIGYITFVLFPRHTNANARDNTINLIHTFRDYLHYHIKCSKAYIHTRMRAKTSDFLKVLNRARPDAEKKEMKTITGKTFSSR; encoded by the exons ATGATCCTGCTGGAGGTGAACAACCGCATCATCGAGGAGACGCTCGCGCTCAAGTTCGAGAACGCGGCCGCCGG TAACAAACCAGAAGCAGTAGAAGTAACATTTGCAG ATTTCGATGGAGTCCTCTATCATATTTCAAATCCTAATGGAGACAAAACAAAAGTGATGGTCagtatttctttgaaattctaCAAGGAACTTCAGGCACATGGTGCTGATGAG ttACTAAAGAGGGTGTATGGGAGCTTCTTGGTAAATCCCGAATCAG GATACAATGTCTCCTTGCTATATGACCTTGAAAATCTGCCTGCATCCAAGGATTCTATCGTGCATCAGGCTGGCATGTTGAAACGAAATTGTTTTGCCTCTGTCTTTGAGAAATACTTCCAATTCCAAGAAGAGGGCAAGGAAGGAGAGAACAGGGCAGTTATCCATTATAGGGATGATGAGACCAT GTATGTTGAGTCTAAAAAGGACAGAGTCACAGTAGTCTTCAGCACAGTGTTTAAGGATGACGACGATGTGGTCATTGGAAAAGTGTTCATGCAG GAGTTCAAAGAAGGACGCAGAGCCAGCCACACAGCCCCACAGGTCCTCTTTAGCCACAGGGAACCACCTCTGGAGCTGAAAGATACCGACGCTGCCGTGGGTGACAACATTGGCTATATTACCTTCG TGCTGTTTCCTCGCCACACCAATGCCAACGCTCGAGACAACACCATCAACCTGATCCACACGTTCCGGGACTATCTGCACTACCACATCAAGTGCTCTAAG GCCTATATTCACACACGTATGCGGGCAAAAACATCTGACTTCCTCAAGGTGCTG